The genomic DNA TCTTCATGCCGCCTGATCCTGCTCGATACGGAAATTTTCGATCACCGTATTGGCGAGGAGCTTGCGGCACATCGCCTCGACATCCGATTCGCTGACGCCCGGCGCGAGATCCAGCTCGATGAATTTGCCGGCACGGACATCGTTGACGCCCGAAAAGCCCAGCCCCTCCAGCGCGTGATGGATGGCCTTGCCCTGCGGATCGAGGACGCCGTTCTTGAGCGTGACATAGACGCGGGTCTTCATGGAAAGCTCCGGATGCTCGGGGACGCGGCCTCTATGGCGAGGGGCGCGCGCGGAAACAAGGTTCACCTCGTCTTTACCCGGCAATGCGATGGTGCCTGCGCAAGGTTCAATTTTCCGCGGACATTTCGCATGGTCGTGCTGGCACTCGGATCGTTCATCGGCCTCTTCATCTACGGCGGGGAAATGATCGGCTGGGACGACCCGGCCGGGCATGTCCAGCTCGCGCTGTTCATGGCGTTCCTGTTCGGCATCGTCTCCGGATATCGCGTCCGCGCCTGAGCTTGTGACGACCGCGCGCAGGCACTATCTCGGCGGCATGGCGGAAGCACTGCAGATCGATCTCACTCCCGCCGCGGCGGCGCGCGTTGCCGCGATCGCGGCGCGACAGGGCAAGCCTGCCATCCTCCGCCTGGCAGTGGATGGCGGCGGTTGCGCCGGCTTCCAGTATCGCTTCGGACTCGCCGACGCGGTGGAGAACGACGACACCATCGCCGAACGCGACGGCGTGACCTTGGTAGTGGATGAGATCAGCCTCGATCTGGTCCGCGGCAGCGCAGTGGATTTCGTCGAGTCGCTGGGCGGCGCTTCGTTCCAGGTCACGAACCCGAACGCGGCGTCGGGCTGCGGCTGCGGGACCAGCTTCAGCATCTAGGCTGGCACGCGGCGCGCGGCGCAGCTAACCCGGGCCCATGAAGATCGTCAGCTACAATGTGAACGGCATTCGCGCGCGCCTGCCGCGCCTGCTCGAATATCTGGAGGAACAGACGCCCGACGTCGTTTGCCTGCAGGAGTTGAAGACCGCCGACGAGAGTTTCCCCGCCGCCGATATCGAGGCCGCCGGCTACGGCTTCGTTGCGCACGGGCAGAAGGGCTTCAACGGCGTCGCCATTCTCGCGCGCGGGGCCGAGCCGGAGCTCCGCCGGATGGGGCTCCCCGGCGATCCGGACGATACCCACAGTCGCTATATCGAGGCGGACGTGGCGGGGGTGACGATCGCGTCGATCTATCTTCCCAACGGCAACCCGCAGCCCGGCCCCAAGTTCGACTACAAGCTCGCCTGGCTCGATAGGCTGACAGCCCATGCGGCGGATCTGCTGGCGGAGGAGACACCGGTGGTGCTGGCGGGCGATTACAACGTCATCCCGACCGATGAGGACGTTTTCTCGGTCCGCGCGATGGCGAACGACGCGCTGATGCAGCCAGAGAGCCGCGCTGCGCTCCGCCGCATCGTCCACCAGGGCTGGACCGACGCGATCCGCGCGCGCTACCCGACCGGCGCGGTCTACACCTTCTGGGATTATACCGCCGGCTGTTGGCAGCGCGACGCGGGCTTCCGCATCGATCATCTCCTGCTCAGCCCGATGGCGGCCGACCGGCTGCTCGATGCCGGCGTCGACAAGGAGTATCGCGGGCGCGAAAAGGCCAGCGACCATGCGCCGACCTGGGTCTCCATCGCCGACTGATCAGCGGCGGCGGCTGCGCATCGCGGAGACTTCCTCGGGCGTCAGCTTGCGGATCATCCGCACCGGGCATTTCTGCGCGCCCGCGATGTTGGGCACGATCAGCGTCACGTCGATCCCGCTGCAGATCGATCCGCCGCCGATCGGCTGGAGCGCCAGCCGCTGGCTGAAATTGATATTGGGGCAGGCCGCGACCTCGAAAAGATAGACGTCGCGCGGCCCGGTGTGGACGTGGATGCGGTTCTTTCCCGCATTGGTGAAGCCGTTGACGCTGTTTGCGAAGAAGCATTGCTTGGCTGCCGAGGGTGGCGGCTCTTTGGGCGCGGGCGCCGCGGCGATGCAGACCAAGGCTGCTGCAACGGGGAGAGCAAGGCGGATCATCGGCGTTATCCCTTCGATCCGCCAACGCATGCCCGCGAGGGTGGTTGCCCCGTCGGCCGCTACAGCGTCTTCTCGTAGATCCGGTAGATTTTGTTGATCCGGCTCTCGATGGTCTCGGCAATGGCGCGCATACCGCCATTGTCCTCGAGCACCCAGCCGATCTCGCCGCGCGTCGCGCCATAATCAGCGACCGCATCGCGGCGGATATATTCGATCATCATAAAGGCGAGTTGGCTGGCGAGGCGGCTGTTCTGCAATTCGCGCAGCACGCCCATCAGCGGCACGCGCATGGTCCGCACCTTGGGCTTGCGCAGCCGCCACAGCAGCTTCGCCCAGCCGAAGGGATAGAGGCTGCCGTTGAGGTCGGTAATGAACTCGTTGAGGTTGGGCAGCGTCATCATGAAGGCGACGGGCCGCCCGTCGACCTCGGCGATGCGGATCAAATCCTCGTAGACGATCGGCTTCAGCTTCTTGCCGCCATAGGCGATCTCGGAATCGGTGAGCGGGATGAAGCCCCAATTGTCGCCCCAGGCATCATTCAGGATGTTGAGGATGATCGCCGCTTCGGCGTCGAACTTGGACTTGTCGACCTTGCGGATGCGGATGCGCGGATTGCGCTCGCCCGACTGGACGATGCGCTGGACGATCGGCGGCATCTGCTGGGTGATGTCGAGATCGTAGGTGAAGAGGTCCTTGACGCTCTTGTAACCGGTGCGTTCGACCCAGGCCTCATAGGCGGCGCTGTTGTGGCCCATCATCACCGTGGGCGGATGGTCATGGCCCTGGATCAGCAGTCCCGGTTCGTCCCATATCGACAGGCTGAACGGCCCCAGGCTGTGCGTCATGCCCTGATCGCGAAGCCAGGCCTCGGCCTTGGCCAGCAGCGACGCTGCGACGGCTTCGTCCTCCGCCTCCAGCATGCCCCATTGCCCGGTGCCGTCACCCATGTGCTGCAGCACAAGCTGATCGACCTGCGCCGAGATGCGGCCGACGACGCGGCCGTCACGCTCGGCGAGAAAAAGCGCCGCGGCGGCATGTTCGAACCAGGGGTTGTCGCCAGGCGTGAGGAGGGCGTGCACCTCGGCCTTCAGCGGCGGCACCCAGTTCGGATCACCCGCATTCAGCCGGAAGGCAAGATCGACAAAGGCGTTGCGGTCCGCCCGCGTGACGACGGGGCGGATCTTGAGATTGTCCATGTGCGGGGCTTAGTCCTTCGGACCCGGTGCCGTCGAGCGCTCAGCGATCCCGCTGGCGGGGATGGCCCGTCGCAACGCCGCCGGAAAGCTCGGCGACCTTGGGCCAGCGCTTCGCGATCTCGGGCGTGTAGCCCAGATTGAACACCGTCGCGCTCTTCTCGGGCCGATCGGCGCGGTCGTAGAAAGTGCCGAACGCCTTGTCCCAGAAGAAGGTGGTGATCCCGTAATTGCCGTTCTCGTCGTGGAAATGATGCGCCATGTGACGCTTCTTCATTTCCGCGATCCACTTGCTCTTGGGCTTGTAGGCCAGATGCTGGATGCAGTGGACAAACTCGTAGAAGCAGGTCGTCAGCAGGCCCGTCGCGAAGGCGATGCAGGCGCCGCCGAAGCCGGCACCCCAATAACTGCCGATCGCATAACCCAGCGGCGCGGTGGCGATGGCGATCGTCGGCAGCGTGGTGTGAAGCGCACCAAACAAAACCTCCAGGTGGTTGGGATCCTGATGGTGATCATAGTGGATGCGCTTCCAGGTCGCGGCCAGGGGCGAGACCTTGAACATCCAGCGGCTGTGCAGAACCCAGCGGTGGAGGACGTACCAGACGAGCGGATAGACGAAGGTCGAGACGCCGACCGCGATGAGCGTGGGCACCAGCGGCGCCGGCTGCCACGCGTAAAGACCGAGCGCGATCAGTGCGAGCGCCGTATAGGCGATGATCGCGGGATATTGCACATAAGCGATCACCAGCTCGCGGAAGGTCATCTTGTCGAGATGATGCGAGCGGTTCCAGAAGCCCGGACGCGCGGTTTCGGCGAGTTTCACCCTGATACCTCAAATCATGCTGTTCGGCGGAAAGGCGACATTATGCCTAACTATATGTGACGCGTCTGTGAACGGACAATAAGGCGGTTTTGGGACGCCGATGGGTCAGGAAGGGAGCAGCCGCAGCCGCCGGGCGATCCCCCCCAGCGCCTCGCGGTCGGTGCGGGTAAGGCCGAGGCGGAGTGCGACCCAGCTTGTCATCACCCAGAGAAGGGTGACCGAAACGAAGCGGGCGGGGCCGCGCGTAAATTGCTCGGCCAGCGCCATCAGCGCCACCCCGGCGATCGCGACCGAGAAACCGATGAGCAGCTTTCGGTCAAACGGGGACAGGCCGTCGCTGAACCTTAATTCCAGCGTCGCGGCGTAGGTGATCGTCACCGTCGCGGCCGCAACCGCGATGGCCATGCCGAGCGCGCCATGCGCCGGGACGAGCAGCGCGGCGAGCGCAGCGCCCAGGCCCACACCGATCAGGCTATTGACCAACGGGAGGGCGCGGTGGCCGGTCATCTCGACGATTGGCGTGGCGGGGCCGACGATCGCTTCCGCCGCGCGCGCCGCGACGAGGATGGTGAGCAAAGGCAGCGCCGCCGCGGCTTCCGGCCGGTAGACCGATAAAATGTCCGGTCCGGCGAAAATGAGCAGCCCGGCGAGCGGCACCACCATCGCGGTCGAGACGCGGCTGGCGAAGCGGTAGAGCGGCGCGATCTCGGCGCGGTCGACGTGCGCCTGCGCCGAGGCGAGTGGCGCCATCACATATTGAAACGCCTGCCGCACGACGAGCGGAATGGTCGATAACTTGCGGGCGATCTCGAACAAGCCGGCGGCAGTGGCGCCGCGCGTGCCGGGCAGCATGAGGTTGAGCACCACCGGCGGCCCGTCGATCAGCAGCCGGCGCGATACGTCGGCGGGCATCAGCGCCAGGCCGGTCCCGACCAGCGCGCGGATGTCGCGGAAGGGGACGGGTGCGCGAAGCAGTGCGCCGAGGTCGTAGTAGCGCGCGAGCAGGGGGACGGAGAGTCCGGCGGTCAGCGCCAGCGAGCAGAGATGCGCCAGCATCAGCCCCTCGCTGGTGAAACCGGCAAGGAAGAAGCCGAGCGCGAAGAGGATGCGCGCGATCTGCTCCCAGAAGATACGCAGCCGTATCTCGGGACCGAACGCCCGCCGCGCGCGCGCCGCAGAGGTCGCGACTTCGACGAACGTCCAGAGCGGCAGCGCCCAGGCAAAGAGCGCGACGATATGGGGCAGGCGCGCCCGATCGACCGGCGCTGCTGAGAAGAGCGCCGCGACGCTCTCGGCGTTGAGGCTGACCGCGAGCGCCACCAGGATCGCCGGCGTCATCGCGATCAGCATCGCGCCCTTCACCAGCCCCTCGGCGCGCCGGTCCCCGCCGGCGGTCGGCACCAGCCGCTGCATTGCGCTGGTCATCGAGAGATCGACGATGTTGGAGACGAAATTGATCGCCCCCCACAGCACGACATAGATGCCGTAGGTCGCAAGGCCGAACAGCCAGGTGAAAAGCGGCTGCGCCAGCGCCTCGATCACCGCCCCCAGCCGCGCGAGGCCGGCGAGGCCCGCGCCGCGCGCCATGTCGCCGCGGCTGACCGCGGGCGCGGCTTCGCTCACTCCTCGGTCCTGAGCAGCACGGTCTCGCCGATCAGCAGGAACAGGAAGAACGGCGCCCAGGCGGCGAGGAAGGGGGGATAGGCGCCGAAATTGCCCATCGCGAGCGCGAAATTGTCGGCGACGAAATAAGCGAAGCCCAGCGCCATGCCGGCGACGGCGCGAACGAAAAGCTGGCCGGAACGCGCCAGCCCGAACGCGGCCACCGCGGCAAGCAGCGGCATCAGGATCGCGGAGAGCGGCCCCGACAGCTTGTGCCAGAGTTCCGCTTCGAGGCTGGTCGTGTTCCGCCCGCCCGCCTGCAATTCCCCGATCAGCCGTTTCAGCGTCACGAAATCCTGCTCGTCGCCGCGAACGGCGGCGAGGGTGAAGCGCTCAGGCTCGATCTGGCTGCCGAGCTGCATAGTCGGCGCGCGCATCGTCTGGCCGCGCTCGACGTTGAACGTCTCGACATCGTTGAGCCGCCAGCCGCCTGCGTCCGGACGGCCGCTTGCCGCGGTTACGATGCTCTCGAGCGTTCCCTGGCTGCGGACGTAGATCGCGACGCCGGTCAGGCGTGTGGCATTGCCCTGACCCTCGACGCTGCGCGCGTAGATGAGGTCGTCGCCCTCGCGCACCCAGACGTTGGTCGCGGTGCCGGACCCCGCCGGCACCTTGCCGTAATCGACCGCCTGCCAGTCGTTGAGCCGGGCTGTGGCGCGGGTGACGATCCGTTCCTGGAACACGAAGGCGAAAGCGGCGACCACCAGCGAAGCAAGGACGAGCGGCGCGATGATCTGGTGCGCGGAAATGCCTGCCGCCTTCATGCTGATGATCTCGCTCGACTGGTTCATCGAGACGAGCGTGATGAGCGTGCCGAGCAGCACGGCAAAAGGCAGGAAGCGGGCGACGAGCTGTGGGATGCGCAGCGACACATATTCCCAGAGCTGCGCGTCGCCGTTGCCCGGCACGGCGAGGATCTTGCCGGATTCGCCGAGCAGATCGAGCGTCTGGAGCACGAGGACCAGCGCGGCGAGCACGGCAAGCGTGCGCAGCAGGAAGGTCTTGCCCATGTAGAGCGCGATCTGGCGCGACGGGAAGAATTGGACGTTGATCATTCGGCCGGCACCGCCCTCGCTTCGCGCCGCCCGACGCGCAGCAATTTCTTGATCCCGGTGCCGGCCTTCGCCGCCACCCGCTCCAGCGCGCCGATCGGCTGGCCGCCGGGCTTGTGCGCCAGCGTCCAGTACATCCAGAAAATCAGCGCGCCGAAGATGAAGAAGGGCACCCACAGCGCGATCAGCGGGTCGATCCGCCCCTGCGCCCCCATCTGCTCGGCATATTGATTGACCTTGTGATAGGTCACCACGAACACGATCGAGATGAAGATGCCGAGGCCAGACGTGCTGCGCTTGGGCGGCACCGCCAGCGCCACCGCGAGCAGCGGCAGCAGAAACATCATCGCCACCTCGACGATGCGGAAGTGGAAGTTGGCGCGGCTCGCGTCGCGCTGCGGGCCTTCCTCGATCGTCCGGCCCTGACGCACCAGCTCGGGGATGGTCAGCTCGTCATTATCGTTCCCGCGGCCGCGGAAGCTCTCGATCGCGGGCAGGTTGATCGGCAGATCCTGCTGTTCGAAGCTCAGTACGCGCGGGACGCGGTAGCCGGGCGCATTGTCGACCAACCGACCGCGGCGCAGGCGCAGCAGGATCGTGTCGGGATCATCGGTGGCGAGGAAAGTGCCGAATTCGGCGGTCGCAGCGACGACGCGGCCCGCGCTGTTCTCGGCGCGCACGAAGACGCCGCGCAGGGTGCGGCCCTCGTCTTCGCTCTGCTCGACCCGGAGCGTCATGCGATTGCCAAGCTTGTTGAACTCGCCGACCTTGATCGACGCGCCGAGCGCGCCCGATCTCAGTTCGAAGCGTAGCCCCTCATAGGCATAGGTGGCATAGGGCTGGATGAAGCCGACGATGGCGAGGTTCAGCGCGGCGAGGCCGATCGCATAATAATAAGGTACGCGCAGCAGCCGGCCGTAGCTGAGGCCGACCGCGCGCAGCGCATCGAGTTCGGACGAAAGCGCGAGCTTGCGGAAGGCGAGGAGGATGCCGAGCATCAGCCCGATCGGGATGCCCAGCCCCATATATTCCGGGACCATGTTGATCAGCATCTTCCAGACGACGTTGACCGGGCCGCCCTCGCTCACCACGAAATCGAACAGCCGCAGCATCTTCTCGAGCAGCAATAGCATTGCCGCCAGCGTCAGCGTGCCGATCAGCGGCACCGCGATCAACTTGGCGAGATAGCGGTCGGTGAGGTTTGCGGTCTTCACTGGGGGGCTGCTCCGGCCCGGAACCTAGGCAAGAAGGCGGCGAAGCGGAATAGCAGCGCGCGAAAAATCGTCTCCGGCGAGTGCGCCGGGGAGGGGTGCTCGCCCACTTGGCCTATGCTGCCGACGACCCGCCCTTCCAGCCATCGACCAGTTCCTCGAGCACTGGCATCGGCATCGCGCCCGCCAGCAGGATGAGATCGTGGAAGGCGCCGATGTCGAAGGCAGGGCCGAGTCGTTGGCGTGCACGTTCGCGCGCCGCGTGAATCCGCGCCTCGCCGAGCTTAAACGCGCAGGCCTGGCCGGGGAGGACACAATAACGGTCGATCTCGCGGGTGGTGGACTCGACCTGCTCGCCGGCATTCTCGACCATCCAGGCGATGGCCTGTTCGCGGCCCCATCGCTTGGCGTGCAAGCCCGTGTCGACAACGATACGGCACGCGCGCCACAGCGCCGATTGGAGGTAGCCGACGCGGCCGAAGGGATCGCCTTCGTAAACGCCAATTTCGTCGGCGACGCGCTCGCCGTAGAGCGCCCAGCCCTCGGAATAAGCGGAGAAGCGCGCGAAATTGCGGTAATCCGGCTGATCCTTCGCAACGGCGCGGAAGATGGATCCCTGCAAATGATGCCCCGGCACGCCCTCGTGGTGGACGAGCGTCGTCAGCCGCCACAGCGGCCACTCGCCGGTGTTCTTGAGATTGATCGATATCGTCCCCGGGCGCGAACCGTCCGCGGGCGGCGGATTGTAATAAGCCCCCGGCGCGCCGGCCTCGATGGCTTCCGGTACCCGCCGCACTTCGATTTCGGTCGCGGGCAAGGTGCGGAATGCTTTGGGCAGAAGCGGTCGGATCTTGGCAAGGTGGTCGCGGGCGTAGGCAAGGACGCGCTCCCGTCCCGCGTCATCGTTGGGCTGGGCGAAGCGCGGGTCGATATCGAGGGCATTCAGGCGCTCGCGAAGACTGCCTTTCGTCATGCCTTGGGCGCGCAGCATGCGGTCGATCTCCGCGCCGATCGCACGGACCTGTTCCAGCCCGAGCTCGTGCATCTCGTCTGGCGGCATCGCAATCGTCGCGTTGGCGTGCAGCGCCGAGCGGTACCAGGCCTCGCCGTCGGGCTGCGCCCACACGCCCGCATCATGCTTCGCTCGTGACTGAAGCGTGGTCAGCGCGGCGATCTGCCGATCGAGCGCCGGATTCAGCGATTGGGCCACGATGCGGGCCGCCGCCGCGGCGTCCAGCTGCAAACCGTTGCGCTGGGCCGCGGCGAGCGGTTCGCGCTGCATCGAAGACTGCTCAGGCTGCGCGGCGCGGAGGTCGCGAAGCTGGGCGATCGTCCGTGCGAGGATGAAATCGGGAGGAATCACGCCGATTGCGGCATCCGCGCGCAGGCGTTCGGTTTCCTGATCGACGGCGGTTCCGAATGCGGCGAGGCGCGCGAGATAGGCGTCGGCGTCGGCTTGGCTGCCCATGCGCGCACGGGCGAAGCGCTCGGGCAGCCAATAATAACTGCCCGCCATCTGGTTTACGACATAGGGGTTCGGACGCAGGTTGGTATCGACGAAACCGTATCGGCCGAGCAGATCGGCATAGCGATCATAGGTGAAGGCAGCGATGTCATAGTCGCGGCGCAGGGCAGGGGAGAGCGCGTCCCTGTCGATGCGGGACAACTCGCTCTTCCAGCGCCGCGCTGCCGCCGCGTCGCGCTGCTTTGCGCCGGACGAACGATCGTCGAGTTGGCGGCGCGCAGACGGATGCCGGGTGCTGGCATTCGCAGAGGCCGCCTCGGGCGATAACGCGAGATACTCGTCGAATTGCCGGCTCAACAACGCCTGCAGCGCTTCATCGGCGTTTGATTCCGCCACCGCTGCAAGCGCCGGGCGCGTGAGTGATAGACCCGCGATCGCCGCCGCGCTCTTGGCAAAAGTTCGTCTATCCATCCGGAAAATTCCCTGCGGCCAACCGATGGGAAATGCTGGCCTTTCCGGTTCCGCCGCACAAGCCGCCCAGGTTGCGGGCAGGGCTGAATTTCGCTGCGCTTAACGCATTCGCGGGATGAGATTTCGTCGAGCGCGCCGCAAATGAGGGCGGATTCGATCGGTTTTCGACGTCCGGTCACCACATTTTGGCCGCAAGGCTGGGGCATATCATCGGGCGAAGGGGGGGCTTTCCGGGATCATCGACGCCGCGAGGACGGCGCTCCCGAACAGTGTCCAGGAGAAGGTTTGAATGTTGAAGTGGGTGCCCGTCATCACTGCCGTAACGCTCAGCATCACGGCTCCGGCCGCGGCGCAGGCCGCGCTCGGGCCGGACGCGGCTTCCTGCCGGCAAGGCGCCGGTGATCCGGCGGTGCTGGTCAACGTCAGCGGTTTCAAGAATCGCGACGGCAATCTTCGCGTTCAGCTCTACGGTGGAAATCCGGAGGATTTTCTCGCCAAGGGCAAGCGGCTGCGCCGCATCGACCTGCCGGTCACCCCGGCCGGGGCGATGAAGGTTTGTGTCGCGGTGCCGAAGAGCGGCAACTATGCGATCGCGGTCCGCCATGATGCCGACGGCAACGGCAAGTCGGGATGGAATGATGGCGGCGGTTTCTCGCGCAATCCCAACATCTCTTTGATGTCGCTAAAGCCCAAATATCACGATGTGGTCATCCCGGTGGCCAACGGCGTCAAACCGATCGACGTCGTTCTCAACTATCGCCGGGGGCTGAAGATCGGCCCGGTCGGAGGCAACTGACCATGTCCCGCGTCGCGCTCCTCTCCAACCCGAGCTCGACCGGGAACAAGCTGCTGCTGCCGCGCGTCCGCGCCTTCTGCGCAGAACATGCCGACATCTTCCATTATGAGGTGGAGCAGGTCGATCAGATCGGCGACGCGCTGAAATCGATCGCGCTGGTCCAGCCGAAGGTGCTCATCATCAATGGCGGCGACGGCACCGTCCAGGCGGCGCTGACCGAACTTTATCAGGGCGACCATTTCGAAGGTGCGCCGCCGCCGGTTGCGGTGCTGCCCAACGGCAAGACCAACCTCATCGCGCTCGATCTTGGTGCGGTCGGCGATCCGATCGTAGCGCTGGAGCGCGTGCTGGAGCTGGCGCGCACCGACATGGTCGATCATGTCGTTTCGCGCGAGCTGATCGCGCTCTCGGGCGGCGGCAGCAACGGCCGGCCGGTGCTGGGCATGTTCCTCGGCGGTGCGGGGCTTGCGGATTTCATTCTCTACTGCCGCCACAAAATCTATCCGCTGGGCCTCCCCAACGGCTTCAGCCATCTGCTGACCGCGCTGGCGGTGCTGGTCTCGCTGTTCCTCGGCATCCGCGCGGCGTTCCTGCCGCCGAGCCCCGCCAACGTCACCGTATCGGTGTTCCAGCATGGCGAGCGGAAGGGCCGCTTCTCGCTGCTGATGGTGACGACGCTGGAGCGGCTGCTGCTCAAGAGCCAGCTTCCTACGCTGGCCGGGAGCGGTGCGCTGCAGCTCATTCTCGTCGATCGCAACCCGGTCGTGTTGCTCCGCGCGCTCGCCGCGGCGTTTCTCGGCCGGCTTGGCGGTGACCATCGCATGGCCGGCGTCCATCTCGAGCGCAGCCAGGAAATCCGCATCGAGGGTGACCAGTCCAGCGTGATCCTCGATGGCGAGCTGTTTCACGCGCGCATGGGTCATCCCATCGTCCTCAAACCCACACAGCCGGTTCCCTTCCTCCGGCTCGCGGCCTGATGCCGCCCGCCGCGGCGGGGAGCGAAGTCAGCATGGCCTCGGCCGAAGCGCTCATCGCCGCCGAACTCGCCGAACCCGTCGATCCGCGCGTTGCGGCAATGGCTGTCGCGATTGCGGCGAAATATGGCGCGGCATCGCGTGCGGTCCTCTTCTACGGATCGTGCTTGCGCAGTCGCGAGCTCGACGGGCAGATGCTCGATTTTTATCTGATCGTGTCGGACTATCGCGCAGCCTATGCCAAGCCGTGGCTCGCACGCGCAAACCGTCTGATCCCGCCCAACGTCTTCCCGTTCGAGCATGCCGGCCTCCGCGCCAAATATGCCGTGCTCGACGAAGCCGATTTCCACCGGCTCAACGGGGCGGAAGCGGACAGCGTGTCGGTATGGGCACGGTTTGCGCAACCGGCGCGGCTTGCCTGGAATGCCGACGATTCCGCGGCAGCGACCGCCGCGCGGGCGATCGCCCGGGCGCCGCGCACCTTGCTGTCGCTGACACCCGGGGGTGATGCGCTCGATCGCTGGCGGCGCGGTTTCACGCTCACTTATGGGGCCGAACTGCGCGCCGAGCGGGGCGACCGGCCGCACTCGATCGTCGATTTCGATCCCGGCCGCTACCGGCGCATCGCCGATGCACTTGGGCCGGTACCGGCGCTTTCCGATCTCGACGCACGCTGGCGGCGGCTGCGGCGGCGGGGCAAGGCGCTGACGCTGGCACGGCTCGCCAAGGCCAGCCTGACCTATTCGGGCGGGATCGATTATCTGGCGTGGAAGATCAACCGCCATGCCGGCACCGCAATCGCGATCGCGCCCTGGCAGCGCCGTTGGCCAATCCTTGGCGCGCTTACTCTGCTGCCTCGCTTGCTGCGCCGGGGTGCGATCCGCTGAACCGCCGCGCCATGGCGCCTGCGACAGCGTCGGACAGCGCCGAAACGGTGAAGGGCTTGCGCAACATGTCGTGACCGGCAAGCTCGTCGCTCTCGCCTGCCTCGCCGACGAACCCGCTGACGTAGAGGATAGCGATGCCTTGATGGCGCGCCTCGATCTCGCGGACCAGCTCGGGACCGGTCATCTCGGGCATCATCACGTCGGTGATGACGAGATCGACCGGTTCGCCGCCGCCCAGAATCTCCAGTGCCTCGCCGCCGCTGGAGCAGGCGAGGGGGCGGAAGCCCAGTTCCTCGAGCGACGCGACCGTAGCCCGGCTGACGCGGGGATCGTCCTCGACGACGAGGATGTGGGCGCCCGAGGGTGCGGGTACTTCGGCATCGTCGCGCGTGCCGACAATCGTTCCAGCTTCGGCCTCACGAAGCGAGCGGGGCAGATAAATGCTGACCGTCGTTCCTTCGCCGACGGCGGAATCGATGACGACATCGCCATCGGACTGGCGTGCGAAGCCAAAGAGCTGGCTGA from Allosphingosinicella indica includes the following:
- the lptF gene encoding LPS export ABC transporter permease LptF yields the protein MKTANLTDRYLAKLIAVPLIGTLTLAAMLLLLEKMLRLFDFVVSEGGPVNVVWKMLINMVPEYMGLGIPIGLMLGILLAFRKLALSSELDALRAVGLSYGRLLRVPYYYAIGLAALNLAIVGFIQPYATYAYEGLRFELRSGALGASIKVGEFNKLGNRMTLRVEQSEDEGRTLRGVFVRAENSAGRVVAATAEFGTFLATDDPDTILLRLRRGRLVDNAPGYRVPRVLSFEQQDLPINLPAIESFRGRGNDNDELTIPELVRQGRTIEEGPQRDASRANFHFRIVEVAMMFLLPLLAVALAVPPKRSTSGLGIFISIVFVVTYHKVNQYAEQMGAQGRIDPLIALWVPFFIFGALIFWMYWTLAHKPGGQPIGALERVAAKAGTGIKKLLRVGRREARAVPAE
- a CDS encoding DUF885 domain-containing protein; this encodes MDRRTFAKSAAAIAGLSLTRPALAAVAESNADEALQALLSRQFDEYLALSPEAASANASTRHPSARRQLDDRSSGAKQRDAAAARRWKSELSRIDRDALSPALRRDYDIAAFTYDRYADLLGRYGFVDTNLRPNPYVVNQMAGSYYWLPERFARARMGSQADADAYLARLAAFGTAVDQETERLRADAAIGVIPPDFILARTIAQLRDLRAAQPEQSSMQREPLAAAQRNGLQLDAAAAARIVAQSLNPALDRQIAALTTLQSRAKHDAGVWAQPDGEAWYRSALHANATIAMPPDEMHELGLEQVRAIGAEIDRMLRAQGMTKGSLRERLNALDIDPRFAQPNDDAGRERVLAYARDHLAKIRPLLPKAFRTLPATEIEVRRVPEAIEAGAPGAYYNPPPADGSRPGTISINLKNTGEWPLWRLTTLVHHEGVPGHHLQGSIFRAVAKDQPDYRNFARFSAYSEGWALYGERVADEIGVYEGDPFGRVGYLQSALWRACRIVVDTGLHAKRWGREQAIAWMVENAGEQVESTTREIDRYCVLPGQACAFKLGEARIHAARERARQRLGPAFDIGAFHDLILLAGAMPMPVLEELVDGWKGGSSAA
- a CDS encoding DUF2141 domain-containing protein, translated to MLKWVPVITAVTLSITAPAAAQAALGPDAASCRQGAGDPAVLVNVSGFKNRDGNLRVQLYGGNPEDFLAKGKRLRRIDLPVTPAGAMKVCVAVPKSGNYAIAVRHDADGNGKSGWNDGGGFSRNPNISLMSLKPKYHDVVIPVANGVKPIDVVLNYRRGLKIGPVGGN
- a CDS encoding diacylglycerol/lipid kinase family protein gives rise to the protein MSRVALLSNPSSTGNKLLLPRVRAFCAEHADIFHYEVEQVDQIGDALKSIALVQPKVLIINGGDGTVQAALTELYQGDHFEGAPPPVAVLPNGKTNLIALDLGAVGDPIVALERVLELARTDMVDHVVSRELIALSGGGSNGRPVLGMFLGGAGLADFILYCRHKIYPLGLPNGFSHLLTALAVLVSLFLGIRAAFLPPSPANVTVSVFQHGERKGRFSLLMVTTLERLLLKSQLPTLAGSGALQLILVDRNPVVLLRALAAAFLGRLGGDHRMAGVHLERSQEIRIEGDQSSVILDGELFHARMGHPIVLKPTQPVPFLRLAA